Part of the Fundulus heteroclitus isolate FHET01 chromosome 20, MU-UCD_Fhet_4.1, whole genome shotgun sequence genome, GGCCTCCTCctgaaacaatcattttcaTCCGAGCAGAGCGTTCTGATCGCATTTGCTAGTTCCTGAGATATTTTCTCACCCGACGGGCTCAGAAAGTTACTCCTGGAGCTCTTTAACCTTTCTGAACATTGAGTTGCCTGCAGGGTCGCGATACTTTTTGAGCAGAGgtggatgtttatttttatttctccccCCCTTCCCTTCCTGTAGACGTCTTATCGACACGATACCAAATTATTCAATCTTTTTAACATCTTACTCTCACGTCTTACTTCTCTCCAACCTCTCGCTACGATAGATTGAACGTCATGATTACAGGGACGATCGCTCGGTTTGTTTTGTATTCTGACTGCAATTTAAACAATGTACGGATATGTTTGAGTCAGATGAATTTGTgcctttttgtcctttttattttattttttttatttttaacctaagGCTTGTCAGTTTTCAACCGGATTCAATATTTTCTTGTAGTTATTCAGTAGATTTTAAATCACCCATCCCTTCAGGCAAAACTAGCGATCggaaagctggaagatgttttcCCATCTTTGGGCCCttcatgtatgtgtgtataGTAGGATATTAAAGAGGCGAAACGGTTGGAAATAACTTTGTATTCTGACTCCTGTCAAATaatacagaaagaaaatgtgtggCACAAAAGTAGTCACTTAAAACTCAAATCGTTTAGCACTCTAAACATTAGGAAAATATACGTCTATACAGTAACAAACAAGGCtgcacattcatttcctacatGAAGCCTTTGCTTGATAAACACAAACTGATTAATATTGATATAAGTCCCCATTTAATTTAAATGGTCATTTGCTCTTAATTCAGCAGCCTCACTATTTGCCGGCTGTCTACGCAGAAGAGGGATTATTTCTCGTTTTTGTCCTCGGGGAACGTCAGCTGCAGTCTGCTCAGTGTTTTTATGAAGTACTTGGGCAGCGGGCAGGACACGCTGACGTCAGCCCGGCTGTGACCCGGCAGCACCAGCTGCCGCGCATGCAGATGGAGAGGAAGGTGCCGGCTCTTGGTCTGCTCCAGTCCGAGCTTCTTCAGAACGCGTTCTGGTAATTTCTGTAGAGCGAACGAGATCAATTTGCAAAAATGTGAGGTAGTGTGCATTTTACTAATTACATTCCTACAGGTGCATTTAAAAGGGAAATGGAATATCAAAGTTAATTTCAATAATTCAAATAATGAAACATGCATGTAGTCACTATACATAATGTTTCCAGCAcctatttctgttcattttgatgattacggCTTACAGTTTAAAACGTAGAAGATTAATTaatgctgaagaagctggctgttcacaggaTGCTGTGTCCAaacattaatggaaagttgagtggaaggaaaaaaggtgTTGATTCAAAGAGGGATGACCGTATAGGATTGTGAACCAAAGCTCAAGAATTTGGAGGAGATTCACAATCTGTAGAGTCAGTATGGAGCTACAACAGTCGTGCCCTGAACGTCTGTCATATACCTCTGAGACGCTCCTGGACCAGAATCAACATAAAGTGTCTTACCCTGGTTAGGGTTATGAGGTCATGAATTAAGTTTCCGGTCTGAGTACTTGGTGTCGCGCCATCTGCTGGcgttggtccactgggttttgtAAAGTCTAATGCCAGCAAAGTGGTTTGGCATGAAATATTCAAGCACTTCAGATCCTTCTACAGACCAGCCTTATGGAGAAGCAGATTTCCTCTTTCAGCAAGACTTGGCACCGAAAGCACCAATATCTACTTTACTGACCATGATGTGACTGAGAGACGGGCCAGCACGCTGATAGAGAATCCCTCATAGAGAATATATAGAGCATCGTTGAAGAAGATGACCCAAAGGCCACTATCAAAGTAACCCGGGCCTGCTGACcagctcagcagaaccacaggctgatggcCTCCGTGCCACaccgcactgatgcagtaattaagggaaaaggagccccaaccagCAGAGAGCATCTACTGTACTGAACATGGAGATACTTAAAATTTTCCATTAGCTATAAGCCATTCCCATCAGAATTAACCAATATTGCTCTAATGAATCTATacgcttacatttttttttttaaattagttacattaagtttttgGTGATACTCTAATTTACATGCTCATGAAAATAAAAGATGGGAAAGGCAACTCCTTTAGCAGTCAACTAAGTATGCTTATGTTACTTGTAAGTAACatcctaatttaaaaaaattaaaataaaatccttaacTACAGGAAGCTGCTGTTTAACTTCATTTTAAGTCTCCGGTGAGGCACACAGCTGAATGAAAAGCATCAATGTTGGGTATCAGCagctataaaaatgtttttttctgcaaccATAAGACAAAATTACAAACTCCTGCATAGCTGTTAATATATAAGTGACTAATAAGTGTTCACTACAGTCTCATGTTGTTACAAACCCGATTGTTGTGACATTTCTCACTTGTCGAATGATTTTGGTCAGTTTGCCCCTTTGCCAAGTTTTACCATTTCATCCATTTAGGACCCAAAAAGACAATTTTGCATGCAACCACTGggtatcagttttttttttcataaattacCTAGATAAATAACCACATTACAAATTTATtagtacatttaaataaataatattgtttttagGAAGACTTTACATTAATTTCAAAGGATTGTGGGTCTGATGCCTGTTGACTGGTGAGAAAAATCAGGTCCTCTTATTAGGCCAAAATTACCTGCGCTGCCAGTAGAAATCAATCAAACATCCATAACTCCGTACGGTAATTAGGACAAGATTATAGCAATTTAGCTTTAAATAGTCGGTTGTCAATGTGGTACTAAACGTCCCCTCAGCAGGTTGGCGTTAACCCATGGTTTGTATGAAACGTGTGTGAAGTGACTTCCTTCAATCAGGTATAAACGGCAAAGGGACAAAATGACCACTACCCACACCTGTGTTCTCTGCagtacattaaaaacatgttttacctGTGGTGCCAGTTTGCTCCAGTGGGAATATTTGTGATCTCCAAGGATGGGACATGCCAGAGCGTATGCCATGTGGACCCGCATCTGGTGCTTCACCCCTGTGGAAGGAAGAAAAGTGCAAAAGTTAACCTTGAAGGAAACTAAAATGATTCGGAGGGACGTGTGTAACGTTTCCTGGAGTCGTGTTGTCTGACCGGCGAAAGCCTGGAGCTCGACGAGGCTGCAGCCGTTGCTGCTGTCCAGGACTCTGTACTTAGTGACTGCGGACTGGGCCTGCCGGTGGCTCCTCACCTTGGTCAGGCCGTCACCGGCGTCATTCATTTTGAAAAGCGGACTCAGAGCCATCTGAAATGAAACGTGATAAAACTAAATAACACTTTTACACCAGCAGGGTTACCTCTCCTGTATTACAATATTTCTGTCTAGTCATTTGGAATAAATTGGTAATAATATACTTAATCTAGAGCTGGGTGATacgacttaaaaataaaatctccgattttattatgtcaaatctgattaatagatttttttccccccctcctttttactttacaaaaagaaattattttaaaaagtcgtTTTTATATCGAGCATTTTGTCTggaagttgacctgaattcaaagtgaaactgaaaacaaGCTGTCAAACAAGATGCCGGCACCGCCACTGTAAACTGaagatataacaaaatgtttgctgccactggttttacacaatgagctacactgcaaaaacagaactaaaaataagtgaaactttcttgaaatgagcatttgtccaatgaaataagatttttgcacttaaaatagtcATCGCCGTCTTATTTCAAggagtatatctaattatcttattttacggaTCAAAAATACTAAGATCAtcgtttacctgctcaaatcaaggccaaatgcactcatttcaagacaattttacttatttttagttctgtttttgcagtgtaagaacaggcttcacttcacgtgtgcaacttcaaactaacttataaaaaaaaagtaccagtaagtgagtaaattaaagtgtgTCATATGGtagaaaatgtttcttctttacaatatttcgacaatatattttcctaaacatatattcagcattgctgtTATTCTCTACATGGAAGCTCAATAAGTGCTTTGACAAAAATTTAAACActttattgcccagccctaacatAATCCTAAACAAACATGATGTGCTCAGACTCAGAATAAATGTAGAATTTAGTGTTTAGTTGGTGGTTCTGAGGCCAGAAATAGTCTAAGCAGTCCTATAGCGCCAGAATAAAAGTTTAATTCTCATCTGATTCTGTTTTTCTCCaaaacgtttgtttttaaacttccaTGACTCAGTATAAGAAATATGATAAATATGCTTAAAATAACCTGTATTTACCAGCGTCATGCACCAAAACTGAACAGCatgacatatttaaaaatgcatgtttttttatttattttgtgagcGATCTGCATTTCATCATCGGACGAAAAACAAAGTTCTCAGGTGTGCAGTTAAGGGTACTCGTTATAGCTAGGTgaagtttttcctttctttttcttttcttaaatagAGCCAGATTAAACGAAGCCTACTTTTTACTGtgcttttaaatgcagctctggTTAACCTTCATTACAGTCCCATTATatgtcaataaaaaaaggaaactaagaAACACCTTGAAATGTGGCTGAGGACCTTTAACTTCTCTTTCGATGATGGGGATATCAATCAACCCTTCGGATGGAACAGGAACGCCAACTGTGATCACCCTGAGGAAGAACAGCCGAGCTGGTAAAGACCCACATGGGAGCTTCATTTAAGATGAAACCATGCAGCTGCCATCTTACCAATATTTCCTCTCCACCTGGTTATTTCTGCTCAGGGCGAGGAGGTGCTCCGCTGCTGCTTCGCTCCTGGCCAGCAGGAGAGCTCCTGTTGAATCCTTCTCCAGACCCAGACAGGGCAGCAGCTCGGAGTTCGTCTTCACCTTCAGTCCGTCCAGCATTTTAGCCAGAACAGGAAGCACAGAGGTGACGGACGTGACTCCAGACTCCTCTAGAAGACagaaacgtttttttatttatttttttgtctgaaacaTATCTTGtttcagacacattttaaatgtcatcCCAGGCCTTTGCTGCTCAACAATGAACCCTTATTGTCCTTTTGTATTAAAACACAAATGCCAGACTGTACGGATAATCTTAGAATCACAGAGTAAATATATGTGTTCTTCCACTGGGAAAACTTAGAATTTACTAGGGCTGCAgctattgtttattttagttatcaattattattttgcattaaTTTAGTAATTTACTGAGTTAAACTCTTAGTAAGTTAAAATACCCTTGATAAACAAGTGTTTAACGCTTGTTTATTTGTGGCATCAATACAGAACTTGAACCAGGTGAAGCTTAAACTATAACAATTTAGGACCTCTGAATGAAACATATTTATAGGTTTATCAACCTTAAACACAAATTCTATATATTGTTGTACAGTTCTGGTGCAATTACAGCTGTGAGTAAGTTGTTCTTTCAGCTGATCACATGTTTTAGAGATTTTATACTCCAGTTAACGAGTATTCCACTACCAACTTAGTTGACTTTTATTTCAGCCCtagtatttaaaatatttacatccGATTtacttatataaaaaaaaagatgacgcAAAAGTCTTCTGCTTGTTCAGGCCATTAAGATGTAAATATCCTCTCTAACTTGGaaagtactaaaaaaaaaacgttctaaGTGACCTTGGGATGAAAGGGTCCAGTACTTGTTTACCTCTGACAGGGACCCCGTAGGGTTTGTTGATGACCACCACATCTTTATCCTGGTACAGGACGCTCCGGTGCAGCTGTTTCGCCAGCACGTTTGGGTGAACGTTCTGCAGCTGCGCACTGAACCGCTTCAGCTCCGTCACTCTCTGCTGCAAGCCGGACAGCGGAGGCTCCGTCTGAGTCCGAGTCTTCGCCTTCTCCCGTCGGACCTGTCGGGCCAGGTCAATGGCTCTCAGTCGGGGTTTGTCTGCGGCGTCCGAGCCCGGAGAGTCCGCCGCCGCGGTGCGCTGACTTCGGCTGAGGAACGGCGCAGTTTCCGGGATCCGGCGGCAGAGAGTCCGGGATTTAACCAGAGAGGACAACATGTGGTCGCCCAGAGCGGCTGCTCTTCTGCCGCAGTTCATTTCGGGTCGAGGTGAAGGATGCTGCAACACATGAGCCAGGGGAACTcaaccagccaatcagctctgcAGGAAACGCTGTGGACCACATCCGGGTCACacgtttttcaaaataaaggcgttCAGCAGCAACCACCCtactagaaataaaaacagctgcaCAACAAGAAATTGATTTGCTCAAAAGATGAAAGTGATGCTAGAAAACGTAATAGCAAGGTCAACTGAAGCTGTAATCTTAAGAAAGCCAGAACCCCAGAATCCAATGTGGCTGCTTGGAATATAAAGCCTAATGTCTGACATTACAAATTTATTATCGCTTTAAGAATATATATCATTAAATCTTTTGCGCACATTTCCATACCATACCACCTGATTTAGCAAATAAGTTatgtgataaataaaatacaaggtTATTAGCTGATTTGCCAAATAGACTGTAGCCTAGATAGATGTGTAGCCTCAAAGATTCTCAAACTTGCAGCTGGAATAGTTAAAATGTCTCTTATGTCCTCATTTTCCAActtaaaatctaatttcagGACAGCATGACGTTTCCTCCAGTTTTTCACTGTATCAGAGCACAAGCACGGGAATTAAATAATACCAAAGTTTAGTTTGTTCTTGTTCCCAAAGCGAAACAAGTTGTATTTACAATTTCTTCTGATGCTATTATGTCAAGACAAAGTGAGATCTTTCCATATTCCCATGCAGAAATTACCAAAATAGTGTTATAAATAGTGTAAAATAATCATATTTGAAAGCTGTAGTGGATAAGAGGAAGCTCAGCAATGAAGTGCATTAATCAAATCTGTTCTCTCACAGAAGTAGGCATGAAGCATTATGGATGATTATTGGTACGTAATTGTGATCAGCATCATAAATAGAGTTTAAGTGATACTTTTGTAAATGCAAAACATTTGTcagttttgtattttcattttaaaattaaagtgtttcctatttatatatgtattattttatttaaaaatatttaataagtcGTTGCCAAACAGTAAATGAATAAAGGAATACGTTCATTAGTTTAAGAGTTGatgaaaaatatatagaaatatctataaaacacattttaatttgtttattcaaaGTACTGTTTctgtaaacaaaaacagtatttttattacAACTATTTTATCTctattgcctgttttttttattaagaaacttGGGTAAGATgataattcaaaataatatgTGAAAACTGAAAAGCTGAAAGCATTTCCGGTAAAACCTTGCTATTTGCTTCCGTTTTCATTAGTGGAGCTTGTTTTAATCACCGCCACTGCCCGATTGGTTCAACAACCCGAGGCTAAAGTTGACAACACAACACCGCCCGCGCCGAACAGATCCCGAGACCCAACCCGAGTGCATACTCGTTACAAAGCTTGTGTTTGCACGAATACGTGTATTAAAAGTGTTGTTAACCAAAACGTAAGCAGTCTTGCGTGTCTTTTAACGTTAATTGGAAATGCAATGCAACGTTTTTCTTAACAGAAGGGATTTTAAAACGTAATTAAGTCAtccaggggggaaaaaaaagggacgaCGTGTATacgtttatgtttttaatgagCATCTGGAGGGATGAAGATCACAGACAGCCTGTTGAGGAGCTTTAAAGTTGCCAGGACTTATCGACTGAATTCAGACAAAGTTAATTGTGTGGACTACAGCTCCAATGGCGAAAATTTCGTTTCGAGCAGCAACGACGACTGCATTCTTTTATTTGACATCCAGGAGGGGAAGTAAGTGGACtgttcgttgtttttttttttaaaacgataACCATGTAAATATGCGGAGTTTACTACTGTCGTGTGGTGTTCTGCCCCCCACAGGCCGGTCAGTAGTCTGTACAGCAAGAAGTACGGAGTGGACCTCATCCGCTTCACCCACGGGGAAGCCCAGAATGTGGTCTTCAGCTCCAACAAACTCGACGGTACAAAGACCTGCCACGATCAAAAGTGTCAACCcaaatgtgtgtgtggtgcCCTGTGGAGATCAGTGTTTGCTCTTTGTGTCTTACAGACACGATCAGATATCTGTCGCTCACTGACAACAAGTTCATCCGATATTTCCCCGGCCACGCTGCAAGGTGAGTTAGAGAGGCAACATTCACATACAATACCCTGACAAGGTGCTCATACCACATCTGGGTTTTTAAACGTTTTGTCAACTTACACCACAAGCTTCTAATTTCTAATTGGATTTAGCTCTGGACCAGGGGCGGATTTACCATTAGGCGAAATTAGGCAGTTGCCTAGGGcccccaagttcctgggggctgattatccagccaggctttgagaatgatgttgttccaccagactgagagagttcagcatcatccactctgctggtaagcagtcagcacagtgtacttcctgaagatgacccagctctggccaatcagctgtctgatcgtGCGCGCTGCTCAATAGTACAGAGAGGACCGCTCCAGGTGAAGAACAGGATCTTGCCAAGAAATGGAGACGGGCGcagatttacttccagctaatatttcattcaaataaaaatggagaacagataagcagatcGTGACTTGTCTactagaaaaagggacaaaagaaaacatagaggaaaacaacaagaaaagggataagagagggacaaaatgagaaaaaaaagtgtatatctattctattaaaatttTTGTATCTGTATAATGGGTCTGTTATGTGTTGTCTTCACAATTCAGAGGGCCCCATCCCTTTCTTTGCCTAGGGCCCCACATTTCCTAAATCCGCCCCTGCTCTGGACTTGGACTGGGTCGTTCCAACGCAGCTATATCCATTGTAGcgctggctgtatgtttagctATGATGTCCTGCGTTTAGCGCCAACAAACTCCGACCAGCTCccagtcccacagcatgatactgccaccaccataacTGCTCATGGGATTGGTGTGCTGATGTGCAGCAGCGTTAGTTTTGGTCTTTGTGTATCACATGAATCCTCATTAAAATACCCGTGTCACTAACAGTTCACAAACATATTCCACTTTCATGACTCTCATGTAGTTGGCTTatataacaaaattaaaaaataaagtaagttGTATTTGTCTAATCAGGGTAACTGCGCTCTCCATGTCTCCGGTGGATGAGACGTTCATCTCCAGCTCGTTGGATAAGACGATCCGCATCTGGGATCTGCGCGCTCCCAACTGTCAAGTGAGTGCTGGTGGCGCTGTGTGAGCTAACGCCGCCTGTTTAGTTCCAGCTCCATAtttactaataaaaacaaagaaaattgaAGGACGACGGCGTTTTCTTAAATCCATTTGTCTCATCtgtgttt contains:
- the LOC105927159 gene encoding mitochondrial RNA pseudouridine synthase rpusd4 isoform X1, with protein sequence MNCGRRAAALGDHMLSSLVKSRTLCRRIPETAPFLSRSQRTAAADSPGSDAADKPRLRAIDLARQVRREKAKTRTQTEPPLSGLQQRVTELKRFSAQLQNVHPNVLAKQLHRSVLYQDKDVVVINKPYGVPVREESGVTSVTSVLPVLAKMLDGLKVKTNSELLPCLGLEKDSTGALLLARSEAAAEHLLALSRNNQVERKYWVITVGVPVPSEGLIDIPIIEREVKGPQPHFKMALSPLFKMNDAGDGLTKVRSHRQAQSAVTKYRVLDSSNGCSLVELQAFAGVKHQMRVHMAYALACPILGDHKYSHWSKLAPQKLPERVLKKLGLEQTKSRHLPLHLHARQLVLPGHSRADVSVSCPLPKYFIKTLSRLQLTFPEDKNEK
- the LOC105927159 gene encoding mitochondrial RNA pseudouridine synthase rpusd4 isoform X2, whose translation is MNCGRRAAALGDHMLSSLVKSRTLCRRIPETAPFLSRSQRTAAADSPGSDAADKPRLRAIDLARQVRREKAKTRTQTEPPLSGLQQRVTELKRFSAQLQNVHPNVLAKQLHRSVLYQDKDVVVINKPYGVPVREESGVTSVTSVLPVLAKMLDGLKVKTNSELLPCLGLEKDSTGALLLARSEAAAEHLLALSRNNQVERKYWVITVGVPVPSEGLIDIPIIEREVKGPQPHFKMALSPLFKMNDAGDGLTKVRSHRQAQSAVTKYRVLDSSNGCSLVELQAFAGVKHQMRVHMAYALACPILGDHKYSHWSKLAPQEVTSHTFHTNHGLTPTC